The Bacteroidales bacterium sequence GTGTACGCCTCTTATATGGCTGAACGCGGATTTGTGACATTATCCATAGACTTGTCTTTCTGGGGCGAGAGCGAAGGTGAACCACGTAATGCCGTAGCCCCTGAGATTTATGCGGAAGATTTCAGCGCCGCAGTCGATTATCTGGGAACAAGACATTATATCGACCGTGAGCGTATCGGCGCTATCGGCATCTGTGGAAGCGGAAGTTTTGTGATCAGTGCAGCGAAAATCGATCCACGTATCAGGGCAATCGCAACCATCAGTATGTATAACATGGGAAATTCCAGTCGTCACGGACTCAATCATTCACTTACTTCAGAGCAACGAAAACAAATCATAGCCACTGCTGCTCAACAGCGCTATGCAGAATTTGAAGGAGCAGAAGTGCAGGTTGCAGGAGGTACGGTGCTTGAACTGACACCGGAATCCGGCCCCATTGAACGTGAATTTTATGAATTTTACCGCAATCCGGACAGAGGTGAATTTACCCCTAAAGGCGCATCGCCGCTGAAGACGACAAAACCGACAGTTACCAGCAAAGTGAAATTCATGAACTTCTATCCATTCAACGACATCGAAACCATTTCGCCACGCCCGATGCTGTTTATCACAGGCGACCAGGCGCATTCCAAAGAATTCAGCGAAGATGCATACAAACGTGCTGCCGAGCCTAAGGAACTGTATTATGTGAAAGGCGCGGGACATGTGGATTTGTACGACCGTCTGGATGTAATTCCTTTTGACAAATTGGATACTTTTTTCAAATCCAATCTCAAATAAATGCAATGAAGGATGAAAAAAATTACATTATTAATAGCATTGGCAATCACCGTCTTAATATTTAGCCCGTTAAACGCGCAAAACATGAAAATGAAGATCATCATCGGGAATAAAGAATTTACCGCTACGCTGAATGACAGCGAGGCTGCAAAAGAACTCGTCAAATTATTGCCTATGGAAGTAAATATGGG is a genomic window containing:
- a CDS encoding alpha/beta hydrolase: MSNIAAQNKYVLNPGTGEFAGNDKVTVQRVSFKNQYQMEVVGNLFMVKGIDLNQQHAAIVVGHPMGAVKEQSANVYASYMAERGFVTLSIDLSFWGESEGEPRNAVAPEIYAEDFSAAVDYLGTRHYIDRERIGAIGICGSGSFVISAAKIDPRIRAIATISMYNMGNSSRHGLNHSLTSEQRKQIIATAAQQRYAEFEGAEVQVAGGTVLELTPESGPIEREFYEFYRNPDRGEFTPKGASPLKTTKPTVTSKVKFMNFYPFNDIETISPRPMLFITGDQAHSKEFSEDAYKRAAEPKELYYVKGAGHVDLYDRLDVIPFDKLDTFFKSNLK